One Phocaeicola dorei genomic region harbors:
- a CDS encoding GTP-binding protein, producing the protein MRVKEIPILLLTGYLGSGKTTLVNHILSNKRGIKFAVIVNDIGEVNIDADLIQKGGIVGKKDESLVALQNGCICCTLKMDLVEQIDDIMKLERFDYIVIEASGVCEPAPIAQTICSISSMENTYGGCRLDCIVTVVDALRLQSEFSCGNDLTRKGIDEEDIENLIIQQIEFCNVVLLNKVSEVKHDELERIKQIIRTLQPAAEIIECDYADVDLNKIIYTEVFDFERTATSAGWIRGIESALTEEQKKEAEEHAHHHHHEGSEVDEYGISTFVYYRRPAFDIHKFDRFVSTRWSRNIIRAKGVCYFSNNRDMSFLFEQAGVQKKLKEAGLWYATAPEEELMEVMRQEPGLLRDWDDKYGDRMQKIVFIGRHLDKEELIGELDECLE; encoded by the coding sequence TTTGACCGGTTATCTAGGCAGTGGAAAAACGACATTAGTGAACCATATTCTTTCTAATAAACGTGGTATTAAGTTTGCGGTTATTGTCAATGATATCGGTGAGGTGAATATTGATGCTGATCTCATACAGAAAGGAGGGATTGTAGGAAAGAAAGACGAAAGCTTGGTAGCACTTCAGAACGGTTGTATCTGTTGTACTCTGAAGATGGATTTGGTGGAGCAGATAGATGATATTATGAAGTTGGAGCGTTTTGATTACATTGTGATTGAGGCAAGTGGTGTTTGTGAACCAGCTCCTATCGCACAGACTATTTGTTCTATTTCAAGTATGGAGAATACGTACGGGGGATGTCGTTTGGATTGTATTGTGACTGTGGTAGATGCCTTACGTCTGCAAAGTGAGTTTTCTTGTGGCAACGATTTGACCCGTAAAGGTATTGACGAAGAGGATATTGAAAATCTGATTATCCAACAGATTGAATTTTGTAATGTTGTATTATTGAATAAGGTCTCAGAAGTGAAACATGACGAATTGGAACGTATCAAACAGATTATCCGTACATTGCAACCTGCAGCTGAAATAATAGAATGTGATTATGCTGATGTGGATTTGAATAAGATAATCTATACTGAAGTATTTGACTTTGAACGTACTGCCACTTCTGCCGGTTGGATACGTGGAATAGAGAGCGCCCTTACGGAAGAGCAGAAAAAAGAAGCGGAGGAACACGCGCACCATCATCATCATGAGGGTAGTGAAGTGGATGAATATGGTATCAGTACTTTTGTGTATTATCGTCGTCCGGCTTTTGATATCCATAAATTCGATCGTTTTGTATCAACCAGATGGAGTCGTAATATCATTCGTGCAAAAGGAGTCTGTTATTTCAGCAATAATCGTGATATGTCTTTTCTTTTTGAGCAGGCTGGTGTGCAGAAAAAGTTGAAGGAAGCTGGTTTATGGTATGCTACGGCACCTGAAGAAGAACTGATGGAGGTAATGCGTCAGGAGCCCGGCTTGTTGCGGGATTGGGATGATAAATATGGAGACCGTATGCAGAAAATAGTTTTTATCGGGCGGCATCTTGATAAAGAAGAGTTGATAGGTGAACTTGATGAGTGTTTGGAATAA
- a CDS encoding family 43 glycosylhydrolase, with translation MKNFLLILLYFINNVLVLSAQGTPGKWGDQGNGTYINPILNADYSDPDVIRVRDKYYMIASDFHFLGMQVLESSDMINWKLISQIYHHFDFPGWDNNQQYAGGSWAPSIRYHDNKFWVFFCTPKEGLFMSNAVNPSGPWSPLHLVKKVEKWEDPCPFWDEDGQAYLGRSRHGAGPIIIHKMSADGTRLLDEGMTVYTGPVAEGTKIFKKDGYYYLSIPEGGVGTGWQTILRSKNIYGPYEKKVVLEQGSTTINGPHQGAIVDTPDGQWAFFHFQHHHALGRVVHLQPMHWENDWPVIGVDFDRNGIGEPVYVCQKPIESKTIFAPQTDDDFSTPNLSLQWQFNHNPTDHAWSLSAHPGSLTLKALKSSTFRLARNTLTQKIMGNISEATIAMDFTEIADGQRCGLACMGKENKVLGIKMEKGQKYLYISNDTTEISTTFLNGNQIYLRVSIDMLNQKFQYFYSTDNIRFIPYGTSFFIPFGFWKGARIALYCYNKEQEAGATSFQWFKYKHDGPQNKIENTAEQIIANIARTSFPHKKIKVICPDSASNQKGHSRQLIQRAIDSCSLAGGGHVIISKGIYYLKGNLVLKSDVNLHLEKDAYLLFSGKADDFLPEVWTRWEGTELYGHSPMIYAKHATNIAITGQGTIDAQGGREFASWSQIEVSDRNRLRKMGEKLIPVTERIFGKGTILRPSCIQFMGCSRILVEGITIKNSPFWTIHPVYCDNVIVRSITIDSHYPNNDGCDPESTSNVLIEECIFRTGDDAIAIKAGRDADGREIGRPSKNIVIRNCLFQSECNGLCIGSEMSGGVENIYMDNIQIGTVKNALYFKSNRDRGGYIRNIQVSNITIERSKGAVLRFETNYFGFQGGRHTSQYENFRINNVKAGCSDHYAIFIDGYEEKPIKNIEIEHFHVQKAPHPYYLRCVENICLKATFVNGQNLPEYPKKQKERVILDVY, from the coding sequence ATGAAAAATTTTTTACTTATTCTTCTATACTTTATAAATAATGTATTAGTCTTGTCAGCTCAAGGTACTCCCGGTAAATGGGGAGATCAGGGCAATGGAACATACATAAATCCGATTTTAAATGCTGACTACTCTGACCCGGACGTTATCCGGGTCAGAGATAAATATTACATGATAGCTTCCGACTTTCATTTTCTAGGAATGCAAGTATTGGAATCTTCAGATATGATCAATTGGAAACTGATTTCCCAAATCTATCACCATTTTGATTTTCCCGGCTGGGATAACAACCAACAATATGCAGGAGGTTCATGGGCACCCTCAATTCGTTACCATGATAACAAATTCTGGGTCTTTTTCTGTACTCCCAAAGAAGGATTATTCATGTCAAATGCTGTCAATCCTTCAGGTCCTTGGAGCCCTTTACATTTAGTTAAGAAAGTAGAAAAATGGGAAGACCCTTGCCCCTTTTGGGATGAAGATGGTCAAGCATACCTAGGCCGGAGCCGTCATGGAGCCGGGCCTATCATTATTCATAAAATGAGTGCAGACGGTACACGTCTACTTGATGAAGGAATGACCGTATACACCGGACCTGTAGCCGAAGGAACAAAAATTTTCAAAAAAGATGGTTACTATTATCTCTCTATTCCGGAAGGAGGAGTAGGTACGGGATGGCAGACTATCCTCCGCTCAAAAAATATATATGGTCCTTATGAAAAGAAAGTAGTATTGGAACAAGGAAGTACTACGATAAACGGCCCTCATCAAGGAGCCATTGTCGATACTCCGGATGGTCAATGGGCTTTTTTTCATTTCCAACATCATCATGCCTTAGGCCGTGTAGTTCATCTTCAGCCCATGCATTGGGAAAACGATTGGCCCGTTATCGGAGTAGACTTTGATAGAAATGGAATAGGAGAACCTGTATATGTATGCCAGAAACCCATTGAAAGCAAAACCATATTCGCTCCGCAAACAGATGATGATTTCTCTACCCCCAACCTATCACTACAATGGCAGTTTAATCATAATCCGACAGACCACGCATGGTCCTTATCGGCACATCCAGGTTCACTCACTCTGAAAGCATTGAAATCTTCAACCTTCAGACTGGCACGCAACACCTTGACACAAAAGATTATGGGGAATATAAGTGAAGCTACAATAGCTATGGATTTTACAGAAATAGCTGATGGGCAACGATGCGGATTAGCTTGCATGGGAAAAGAAAATAAAGTTCTAGGTATCAAGATGGAGAAAGGACAAAAATATCTATACATATCCAATGACACAACAGAAATAAGTACAACTTTCCTAAACGGAAACCAGATTTATCTACGTGTATCCATCGACATGCTCAATCAAAAGTTCCAATATTTCTACAGTACAGATAATATACGTTTTATTCCTTATGGAACTTCCTTTTTTATTCCATTCGGTTTTTGGAAAGGTGCCCGCATTGCACTATATTGTTATAACAAAGAACAGGAAGCAGGAGCAACTTCATTTCAATGGTTCAAATACAAACATGACGGACCTCAAAATAAAATAGAAAATACAGCCGAACAGATTATTGCCAATATAGCGCGCACTTCATTTCCGCATAAGAAAATAAAAGTGATCTGCCCTGATTCCGCTTCCAACCAAAAAGGTCATTCACGCCAGTTAATACAGCGAGCAATAGACTCTTGTTCTTTGGCAGGCGGAGGACACGTTATAATTTCGAAAGGAATCTATTATTTAAAGGGAAATCTAGTACTGAAAAGTGATGTCAATTTACATTTAGAGAAAGACGCCTATCTACTTTTCAGCGGTAAGGCTGATGACTTTCTTCCTGAAGTATGGACACGTTGGGAAGGTACGGAACTATATGGACATTCTCCCATGATTTATGCCAAACATGCCACTAATATAGCCATTACAGGACAAGGTACCATAGACGCCCAAGGAGGACGGGAATTTGCTTCATGGTCTCAGATAGAGGTATCAGACAGAAATCGTCTGCGTAAAATGGGAGAAAAACTAATCCCTGTCACAGAAAGGATCTTTGGGAAAGGTACTATACTACGTCCCTCTTGCATACAATTCATGGGATGTTCTCGCATTTTAGTAGAAGGTATCACCATTAAGAATTCTCCTTTCTGGACTATTCATCCTGTATACTGTGACAATGTAATAGTACGAAGCATCACCATTGACAGTCACTATCCTAATAATGATGGATGTGATCCTGAATCAACTTCCAATGTATTAATAGAAGAATGTATTTTCCGCACAGGAGATGATGCCATAGCTATCAAAGCAGGCCGTGACGCCGACGGCCGTGAAATAGGACGCCCTTCAAAAAACATCGTCATTCGTAATTGTCTGTTCCAGTCTGAATGCAATGGATTATGTATCGGCAGTGAAATGTCAGGCGGTGTAGAAAACATATATATGGATAATATACAAATAGGAACGGTCAAGAATGCCCTTTATTTTAAATCCAACCGTGACAGAGGAGGATATATTCGTAATATACAAGTCAGCAATATTACTATAGAACGCTCAAAAGGGGCAGTGCTCCGTTTTGAAACCAATTATTTTGGTTTCCAAGGTGGCAGACATACCTCTCAATACGAGAATTTCCGCATCAACAATGTAAAGGCTGGCTGTTCCGACCATTATGCAATTTTTATAGATGGATATGAAGAAAAGCCTATCAAAAATATTGAGATAGAGCATTTCCATGTACAAAAGGCCCCTCATCCTTATTACTTAAGGTGTGTAGAAAACATCTGCCTCAAAGCTACTTTTGTAAATGGACAAAACTTACCGGAATATCCGAAAAAACAAAAAGAACGTGTAATACTAGATGTTTACTGA
- a CDS encoding RagB/SusD family nutrient uptake outer membrane protein — MKKIYFIMALGLATLSGCSDFLDQNNKSNVPSAEFYQTSAGFASLTNSAYSTLRELYNAQPQLFVAGTDLYADGKSQGVVMSQYTFTADEGIIKNFYVSCFKGIQLANSVISYGDITEDSSVRLQYVDEARFIRAWYYFQLVQQFGPVALNKQMFDHAEMSHERASLADVYKFIIEEFEYLASSESHLMERANSGVGRANKRAATFYLAKTYLTRGWLDGTDYEAQEENIAQNSDFANAAKYALEAINGEIPFLSIEEAFDVENEENNEIFWSIQFNSAAVEDPVKDGSYQQAQFGAYLGGSEKPRNKAIDGCFAPSLRLQQMYSRGDARLEQTFMLEFHTSYFDYYSAPTSSSIIYYYAPAWATDEDIAAWKADDPYGIKKNTLVSKTIADGGIAPSNGAPATYKDRRSQDYGNACIKKFDDYSETSIANRNSTCSMHDVVVARLGETYLIAAEAYLKMGKTEEAAQMINKLRQRPGTIRKGYTTEMTVTSNDINIDFILDERARELAGEYVRWTDLKRTHTLVEYATKYNEDGIKESAMIGPDGKYKILRPIPQAAIDLNQAKVTQNPGY; from the coding sequence ATGAAAAAAATATATTTCATTATGGCATTAGGATTGGCAACTCTCTCAGGATGTTCGGATTTTCTTGACCAAAACAACAAATCTAATGTTCCATCAGCTGAATTTTATCAGACTTCGGCAGGATTCGCCAGTTTAACTAACAGCGCTTACTCCACACTGCGGGAGCTTTATAATGCCCAACCGCAATTATTCGTAGCGGGAACAGACCTGTATGCAGACGGAAAGTCACAGGGAGTAGTCATGAGCCAATATACCTTCACTGCAGATGAAGGCATTATAAAAAATTTCTATGTAAGTTGTTTTAAAGGTATTCAGCTAGCCAATAGCGTTATATCTTATGGAGACATAACGGAAGATTCCAGTGTACGACTGCAATATGTGGACGAAGCACGTTTTATCCGTGCATGGTATTATTTCCAACTAGTGCAACAGTTCGGGCCTGTAGCTTTGAACAAACAAATGTTTGACCATGCCGAAATGAGTCATGAACGTGCCAGTCTTGCAGATGTTTATAAGTTCATCATTGAAGAGTTTGAGTATCTAGCCTCTTCCGAATCCCATTTAATGGAACGTGCCAACTCCGGTGTAGGACGTGCCAATAAACGCGCAGCAACCTTTTACTTAGCCAAAACCTATCTGACTCGTGGATGGCTAGATGGCACTGATTACGAAGCCCAAGAAGAAAATATAGCTCAAAATTCAGACTTCGCAAATGCAGCTAAGTATGCCTTGGAAGCAATTAATGGCGAAATTCCTTTCCTCTCCATAGAAGAAGCTTTTGACGTAGAAAATGAAGAAAACAATGAAATATTCTGGAGCATACAGTTTAATTCGGCTGCTGTAGAAGATCCCGTAAAAGACGGTTCCTACCAACAAGCCCAATTCGGAGCTTATTTAGGTGGTTCCGAAAAACCAAGAAATAAGGCAATTGACGGTTGCTTTGCTCCTTCACTACGTCTACAGCAAATGTATAGTCGGGGTGATGCACGGTTGGAACAAACTTTTATGTTAGAATTCCATACCAGTTATTTCGACTATTACTCAGCACCGACTAGTTCTTCTATCATTTATTATTATGCTCCAGCATGGGCTACAGATGAAGATATCGCTGCCTGGAAAGCAGACGATCCTTATGGAATTAAAAAGAATACACTGGTAAGCAAAACAATAGCAGACGGTGGTATTGCTCCATCCAACGGTGCCCCAGCCACATACAAAGACCGTCGTTCACAAGACTACGGCAATGCTTGTATCAAGAAATTTGATGATTATTCAGAAACTTCTATTGCTAACCGTAATTCTACTTGCAGCATGCATGATGTGGTAGTAGCGCGCTTAGGAGAAACCTATCTGATTGCCGCCGAAGCCTATTTAAAAATGGGTAAAACAGAAGAGGCTGCACAAATGATCAATAAACTTCGTCAACGTCCAGGAACTATTCGTAAAGGATACACAACAGAAATGACTGTCACCAGCAACGATATTAATATTGATTTTATTCTTGATGAACGTGCTCGTGAATTAGCTGGAGAATATGTCCGTTGGACAGATTTGAAGCGTACTCACACTTTAGTGGAATATGCCACAAAATATAATGAAGACGGCATAAAAGAATCTGCTATGATAGGCCCTGATGGTAAATACAAGATTCTTCGTCCTATTCCACAAGCTGCCATTGATTTGAATCAAGCTAAAGTGACACAAAACCCTGGTTATTAA